The following DNA comes from Quercus robur chromosome 1, dhQueRobu3.1, whole genome shotgun sequence.
cgtcacttatttttttataccaaaaaaaaaaaaaaaaaaaaactaaatacaaatttacatgaTTGAAATGCTTCGTtgttattgattgaataaaaaagtaCAAACTTGATAGATTGAATATTACAAGGTTTTGGatcctagttacaaactaccaaagATACATgactttttgtcctagttacaatctacccaaaaaataaaaagaaagataaagcctaggtctacctatccaaaagaAACTAAATTCGGAGGCTAAgttacggaatgggaaggtgttaggcacccatccTGCCCAAACAAAGTCTGATTTGCTAGACTCTCatgaccaatatacccttaATGCATgatatgaatgatatgttgcatACATGACAAACTTAACCCtaaactaaatcacataagtCTACTTCATGAATGTGtcctcttctttaaaaaaattagatctgtttttgtgaataaaaaatttgatttgattcataaaaaaaatatattaaaaaaaaaaaaaaaaagatttgttttgGTATAggtaaaaaattagtttttggtgaagaaaaattagatcagttttattaagtaaaacaaggtttttttactataaaaaatatcatatctattttgaaacaaagtaaaaaattggtttttggtttgtatgttaaaaaaaaaaaaaaaaaaaaaaatcagatctgttttataagtaaaaaaatcaagatttgtagagaagaaaaaaaatcaaatctgttttttatgtgaaataaaaaaaaataaaaaataaaaagattttttagagGAGGACAACACTCATGAAATAAACCTACGCTACttgcacaaaacaaaacaaacaaaacatcacTACTTAtgactttgtttttttatttcgAAATCTGctacgtttaaaaaaaaattaggtctGCATCTAAGgaaaatacaaatcagtttttatgttaaaaaatttcagatctgcatttaaggaagatacaaatttgtttttgtattagaaaaaattcagatctacatctaaggaataTACAGATCtatttttttgtattagaaaaaaaaatcaaatctgcatctaaggaagatacataTCAGTTTTTGGTTTTCGAAAAAACTCAGatttgcatctaaggaagatacagatctgtttttgtattagaaaaaaattcaaatctacatctaaggaagatataGGTCAGTTTTTATGttagaaaattttcagatctgcatctaaggaagatataGATCAGTTTatggttttgaaaaaaatgtgataatGTGCAAATTTTTCAAACTCAAGAGGTAAATCATGACAACAAAAGCATTAAGAacatatttcaacaaaaatattaacaacACATGGCATGAACATTATAAATTGAAACTAAAAGAATATCTACATCAtgcatcatcaaaaaaaaaaaaaaaaaacacctctTACATGGATGTATTCTTCCTATTGAGggaatattttagggttcaaagaaatttattcaattatctttgaaacctaaaataccttgcttaaaaaaaataaattcttaaggCTAAAGCCTCCAAAACGTCTTTAAcgtaagagagaaaataatagaaaatgggAGTCAGAAAGAGGGGAAATCAGAGAGCGTCAAAAAGTCCCCTGAATTTTGAGATGCAGCCTATATTTATAGAGGTAGGGAGGcaaaaaaaattagctaaatAATCAAAATACGAACTGAGACgcgtccttatctctaaaaaattgaaaaggatgAGTTTTATCTTAATCTAAGCGCCCTGGGGCTGTGGCCCGTGTTTGTGCCAATCGGCACTTGAAAAGTGCCGAATGGGCCTTTTGGCCGGTCTCATGTTCGAATTTTGGTCTgttttggactcctttttttgagattttttgagCTGGGACTTGTACTTAGACGCATTTTTAAttcatattctaaaaattaaactctttttctaataatttaggtattttcagcaataattatcttgtagataaatattccaaaaagtcttgattattcacaattttattgttatctgattatcctttttattcctatgcaagcATGTCTATTTTTGACACTCactaacaaccaatcacaaaattatttaattaattttaactatttagccaatcagaattaatttaaattaatcatgcgtgGTTGATTCTACCTAAACACAATGCATGCTGACTGTgtaaacttgatcatgcgatatctttcaatccgacgGTTCGATTTGAAAATCAGTCATATTGTCACAATCATTAgaacctcaagatcatttttatgatatgcaatgaacaaattaatgcatgtaatgcaatcatgaattttgggtatatgatTGGTCACTCTagtcatcttccttgattaaattatgggtgcaaaatcgagtgtctacaaaCACGTGCTGAGCTCTATTATCACACGTGTAGGATTCAATTATAATTGTTTTCAtatttcactctctctctctctctctctcttctttctataTATTGTAACTAAGACTCATAATTGTAATTAGGCTTGATAATTGCAATTCTAGAAAGTTCTTTCTCTctgtattcttttcttttctctgtgaATAAGTGTGGGTTTTTacttggtatcagagcttgATCCATATCCATGGCTTCTACAAATTTAGCTTcgtcttcttcatcatctactTCAAATTCCTTACCTGCTATGTCTACTTCATCTTTACCAATGAATAACTCTCTACTTTTGCTCTCAAACATGTCATCCATGATGACTGTGAAGCTTGATTATGGCAATTACATTGTATGGAAGCATCAAATTGAAGTGATTCTGGATACATACTCAATGATTGATGCTCTTGATGACTCAATCTTGGCTCCAGATCGATATCTGAAAGATTCGTCTAGCAATTTTACTACTAAGATCAATCTAGCATTCACATCCTGGAAGAATCATGAACAAGCTATGTTTACATTTCTGAATTCAACTCTCTCTCCTATAATTCTTACTCTTATAGTTGGGCAGAATTTGCGAAAGGAGTCTAGAAAGTGTTAGAGAAGCATTTTGCATCGGTTTCTCAGTCTCATGTTATGAGTTTTCGTAATGAGTTGAATGCAATCAAGAAGGGTATTGATTCTATTGATGGTTATTTCTAGAAGATTAAACAAGTTTGTGACAAATTACCTGTTGTGTCAGTGTTTATGGATGCTGAAGAGCTTCTTCATGCAGCTCTTGATGGTCTTCCTCCTAAATATGATTCCTTTAGCTCTGCTATAAGGACTCGAAGCAATGTTTTGTCAATTGAAGAATTGAATACTTTGCTTAATGCTGAAGAAAGAGTCGTTAAGAAAAGATCCACAACTGTTGATCACAATTCAATTGCTATGGCTGCAAATTTTCAGTCTCAGGATTTCTCTCAAGGAAGAGGAGGTAGGAACCATAATTAACGAGGCAAAGGTGGCCGAggaaacaacaataataatggtGGATTCAACTCTTATTACAGTAGTGGTGGTTATTCCAATACTGGAGGCTAAAGCCCTAATTCCAGTTCTCAGTTTCAGAATTTCAATCAATCTAAGCCATCTAGCAATTAGGGGCAGTCACAATCCAATAGGCCAACCTGTCAAATCTATGGTAAACTTGCATCCATGGTGGCTAATGCTGCTTAGGTTCAAGCCTCAAATTCTTGGCTCACAGACACAAGTTGCTTAGATCATGTCACTCCAAATCTATCTCAATTGTCTCTTCATCAATAACCAGTGCAAGGAAATGAAACTGTCACAATGGGGAATGGTCAAGAGTTGCCAGTGACTCACATTGGCCATGGTGAGCTTCAAAATTTAACTCATAATTCTAGgcttaataatataataagagTGCTTGATCTTGCATCTAATCTATTGTCTATTCATAACCTTTATCtccaaaataatgcattttgttattttgatgccAATAAGTTCTTAATTCAGAATTTGCCCTCGGGGAAGATCCTCTACGAAGGGTTGAGTAAAGATGGGGTTTATCCCATTCCTTCACTTTCTGACCTATCTGCATCACTACATCATTCCACTGTTTTGCCTTCATGTTTGTCAAACCATAACAACTTCTGCTTTGGCATCACAGACTTGGACATCCAAGCTCTAAACTCTTGTATTCAGCTCTTAAACATGTATTTTCCTCTCTTACTTTGTCTTTGATTGATGTGGTTTGTTCCTCTTGTGAATTCTATGTAAGTGCCAAGATGCACAAACATcatttgaataaaactcctATAGTTTCCACTTCTGTTCTTGATATTGTTCACAATGATGTTTGGGGTCCCTCTCCCATTACATCTTTGCTTGGTTTTAATTACTATGTGATATTTGTTGATGACTACACTCGTTTTACTTAGTTCTTTTTACTTAAACATAAGAGTGAGgtcttatttttcttaaaacactTAAAGTCTCTTGTTGAAACTCAACACTCCACTAAGCTCAAAGTTTTAAGAACTAACAATGGATCTGAATATGCTAATTTTGATTTTCAAGCCTATTGTTCTGAGAATGGCATCTTTCACCAAACTTCTTGACCTTATATCCTTGAGCAGAATGGTGTTTTTGAAAGGAAACATAGGCACATAGTTGAAACTGGTTTAGCACTTCTCTATCAATCCCATCTCCCATACAATTGCTGGTCTTATGCTTTATCTACAGCTGCCTACCTCATAAATAGACTTCCATCTTCTGTTTTAGACTTCCAATCACCATAGGAAAGGCTTTATTCTAAGCCACCACCTCTTCAAGCTCTTAAAACATTTAGGTTTGCTTGTTATGCATATCTCAAGCCTTTTAACAAGAATAAATTGCAGCCCAAATCTaaaccttgtattttccttGGTTATCCCCTTTTGTCTAAAGGGTATATTTGTTTAGATCCATCCATTAACCATATCTACATTGCTTGTTATGCTATTTTCAATGaatctctattttcttttgttgttgattcttCTTATACAAATCCTcatcttcctttctcttctGATATTTCTCAATGGTTCTATCCCTCTCAGTCTTTATCTTTTGCTTCTGGTACATCTGCATCCACTTCTATTTTGCCTGATCTTAACTCCACCTCTACTCTACATGACCTTACCTCCTTCATTCTACtatcctttctttcttcttcttgtccTATTCCATCTATTCCCTCTCCAATTGATACTCCCTTGTCTGTTCTTGCTTCCACTCCCTTACCTATTCCTTCTAATCCTGACTCTTCTTCTCCACTTTCCACTTCCACTTCCACTCCCTTGTCTGTTTCTACTATACCTGAGTCTTCTTCTCATACTATTCTCTCTATTGATATTGTTCCTGCCACTCAAAATGCTCATCCTATGATTACAAGATCAGAGcatggtatatatataatagaaccCCCTTCCTTTGTTGTTGCTTTTAAACATCCTCAATGGGTGGTTGCAATGGATGCTGAGTTTCAGTCTTTACAAAAGCAGAATACTTGGTCCTTAGTTCCTTTTCCTCCTCATAAGAATGTGGTCACTTGTAAGCGGGTTTATAAGCTGAAGAGAAACAATGATGGCTCCATTACAAGATACAAGGCTAGATTAGTGGCTAAAGGGTATCTTCAATAGTTTGACTTGGACTATGAGGAGACTTTCAGTCTAGTTGTTAAGCCTTCGACTGTGAGGCTTCTTCTTGCTTTGGCTGTTAATAATGGTTGGAAATTAAGGCAATTAGATGTTAGTAATGCCTTTTTGCATGGTGTTCTCAAAGAAGAGGTCTATATGGCTCAACCACAAGGATATATTGATCTAGCTTTTCCTAAACATGTATGCCTTCTCCACAAagctctttatggccttaagCAAGCTCCTAGGGCATGGTTTGAGAGATTTACCACTCAACTACTTCATACTGGCTTCTATGATTCTAGTGTAAATGGTAACCTTTTCATTTTGAAACATGGCTCCTATCTGGTGTTTCTGTTgctatatgttgatgacataatAATTACAAGCAATAATCAGTCCTTTATCTCTTCCATTATTCTACTACTTAGTTCTAATTTTGATCTCAAGGATCTTGGTCTTCTGTATTACTTTCTTGGTCTCCAGATTGATTATACATCTTCTGACCTTTTTGTGCATCAAACCAAATATGCCTTTGACCTGCTTCAGAAGTTTGAAATGATTGATTGTAAGCCTTGTAAAACACCTTGTTCTCCTAAACAACATCTTCTTCCCAATGATAGTCCTCTTTTACCTAATCCAAAGCGTTATAGAAGCTTGGCTAGTGCTTTGCAATACCTTACATTTACTCGGCCTGGCCTTTCTTTTACTGTTCAACAAGCTTGCCAATACATGAGCAGCCCCACTCAGAATCACCTTCAGGCTACTAAGAGAATTCTCAAATACATTCAAGGGACTCTTCGTTATGGCCTTGCTTTCAATCCTGCTCCTTCTTCTTTGTCTGCCTATAATGATGATGATTAGGCTGGGAATCCAGTCGATCATAAATCCATTACAGGGATTGTGGTTTTCTTTGGGTAATTGTCCAATGACCTGGTCTGCTAAGAAACAGACAACTGTTTCTTGGTCCTCAACAAAGGCTGAGCATCGTGACTTGGCCTCTACTACCGCTAAGTTATGTTGGATTCGTATGCTTCTTTATGGTCTTGGTATTTTTCTTCCTCAACCTCCTTTACTGTGGTGTGACAATGTCAGTGCTTTGGCCATTGCCTCGAATCCTATATTTCACACTCGGACCAAACACATTGAAGTTGATTACCATCTTGCTCGTGAGAAGGTGCTCAGTCATGATCTCTTGGTTAAGTTTATTTCCACTCATGATAAGCTTGCTGATATTTTTACCAAGGGTCTTCCTTCTCCCAGATTTCACTGGCTCTCTTCTAAACTCGTGGAAATTCCCCTTTCGTTTGAGGGGGGATGACAGACCAGAGATGATTtcaaatgaagaagatgatacTATTCCGACGATCAAATCCAAAACGGTGTCTTCTGTCCAACTTATAAAACGAAAGTTTCACCTAAAGCAAAATGCTATCGTTCCTCATTAAGTCTAATGGTGTCGTTTCTGCTGTATTAGAGTTTAGGCTATTGAATTCAATTATAACACATGCTAAGCTCTGTTATCACACATGTAGGATTCAGTTTTAAATGTttccatatctctctctctctctctcctttttatatATTGTAACTGAGACTCATAACTATAATTAAGCTTGATAATTGCAATTCCAGAAAGTTCTTTCTCTctgtattcttttcttttctctgtgaATGAGTGTGGGTGTTTTACAATTTCCATGTTCCATTTTCAATTAGAATTATGTAattacttaaaataataaaaatgataattaaaaaaaatactaatcaaCATTATTTATATTACCACAACactggagctaaaaatttagctatttggcactacaaaaaattattttatctattttacctacacacatgctacAACAGcagatctattttagctttcaacacaataaaataatataaacatcacaataaaataagatatctactataataaaataataaatccaCGACACACAACCATTACACACAACCATCACAGTcacacacaaccacaaccaccaccaccaccaccaccaccacaaagaaaaaaaatcaactaagcTCACACCCATGAGACCCACTAGGCAACACCCACCACCACGAAACCCACTTGAGCCACCACCACGAACACATCGATCTACCCATAAACCTGCCCACACAGACACCGTATTGAATCCAGCGACCCACTCACGAACCACACGAACCCACCACAGCACATCGACACCAATGAACCTAATCGACACTGACTATCCAACCACACCACAGCCCACCGATGCCGACGAACGCAACAACCTACCGACGCTAATCGGCGGCTTAGGATGGCTGGTGGGTCGGTGACGTTGAGGATGAGTTGGGCCATTACCGCCGGTGAAACAGAGGTGAGAAAACACTGTAaacaaaatacccccgaaaatttcatcaacaaagaaagaaaatgtgaGATAGCAGAGAGAGGGTGGAGCTCGGAGGTTCGGCCTTTGAGGTGGAGatctagagagagaaaatgcgAGATAGAGTGGTTAGCACTGGGCAAGGGCTTGGTCGGTGGCAACAAGCAGAAACAAAGGGGGTGAGGGCTGAGTGGAGAGGAGCAATGGGTAGAAatggaaaagagaagaaaagaaaagaaaagaaaaaaaaaattaaaatattctgATCAATGTaacataaaatagtttttttttttttttttttttggagctacAATGCACAGCCATAGATAGTTGTGCACTATAAcaatgaaattaaaagaaatagttttagctccactactgtatggttatttttgtgttttggtagagctaaaatagctatatagctttttagctccacagCTACAAGTGCTCTTATTCGTTGGCTTAAATTCATCTACTGTGAAACATTttggagaggagagagagagagagagagagagagagagagagcagcaATACATAATTTTCAACATATCCCCATTTTTTGTCGGCAGAAGAAGCAAACAAGGAGTTTCCAAATTCATGCAGCGCAGGCCGGTGCCAGGCATCTTGAAAAGAATCCCAGCATTTTtttctacaataataaaaaaattatagattagAAAATCTGTCAAGtacacaatcttttttttttttttttttttggttagaatcAAAAAGTATTATTAAGTCAAAATTAAGAacagaaattattattattataattatcttGTCACAATTAATTTGTGAAAGATAATCAGATTGGGGCATGCAAGCTTAAGCTTGGCAGCTGACGAAATATTTGAACATCATGATTGAATCAGTACCAAATTTAAGGAGACCTTATTTGTTGTGTCACTCACAGTCACGGGCCACACTCATGCATggtattaaatattatattatattaatttgtaCAAACAAGTCTTATATATGGACATATCAAGAAGccaattaataaatataaatatgaatCTTGTGGAAATTAAATAGAAGGCGATGGCAGGAGAATGCATGCTCTAAATGATCCATTCCCTTGTTCTTGTTGTGACACTATAATCCTGCTGCATGTGTTTGGAAATTCatacttttttccatttttatatttattgtaaataatatttaaatcttTAAAATAACTCAATTATTACAACATGAAGATGACATTTGAATCATATTTCTCATTGTGAAGGTCATATGATATAATTGAGTAGGTCTTGGCTAATACTtcttaattatattgtttgttaAATAGGTTTTAactaagatttatatatatgcttattataattttattagtgaGCTTAGGAGTACTaacacaattttacaatatgTTAACTTAAGTGTGATTGATAAAAAGTAACAAGTTCATGTATTCAATAAGTAATGCTgtaaacacaaactattttacaatatttttacaaactatttatGACCAGTTTCTTATTCGTTTTCATCTAATATTCTAACTCTactattaacattatttttttcatttaccaataaccatgtaccacattagcaatttataaaaaagtttgtatatCTAACATTACTCATAATCAATAatagacaaaaataataaataaagaaataattaattgCACAGCACTTATAATTACACAAATTAAGAAATAGAATGGAGGGAAGGACCCACCCGCTTAGAAGTGTGGAGGAGGAGCTCAGGAGGGATTTTGTAGAGATCTTCATCAATGGGTTTTGAAGCaggaggaggaggtggtggAACGGCGTCGTTCTGAACAGTAGTAGTAGCAGCAGTGTGAGTGGTTTTAGTTGACGGTTCCGTCACGTTACAAACCTTCTGGGCAGCTTTGACCTTTTTTGGCTCCTTGAGTTGCGgatgatgattattattattatatcgcttttctctttctcttacaCCACCACCAGCCCTTTCCCTCGTCGTCTACAGTACAAATTACCCCGCATTTCCATGCCTCAGACTCAAAATCATCATTATCTATCTcaacaattctttctttttacaaataattaataaacataaatatatataattttgtaaacAGAATGTTTGAATTATCTGAATTAACatctaactctttttttttttttttctttatagttTATGAAAGAGCATATGCAGTAAATTATTAGTGTaagttacaagttacaacattattacatattctttttttattttaaaatgtaaatatgTTTCACTGTTTCTGTAAATTATATGAATgaactttatgtatttttattttttataaaacaaataataataataataataaaatcgtctctatttattttactatttcataaaaactaaataaaatacaccatcttcaaaggaaaaaaaaaaaaaagataaaatattccaccatataaaaaattattaacaagCACTTTTCTCGAAATCTATGGAATgaaagtaatgcaaacaaaaatGTACGTAGgttttttcctttccctttgACTTTTGCACACGAAAATGTGTGAAACTTGTACCAATTATACCGAACCCaaagaacaaatatatatataaaaaggatGTTTGAGAAAATAGTAGTTGGGAATTTTGACATTGAAATCTGAAAACGAGCTCTTCCAATTCCAGCCATATTTTCCGAAATGTGTCACATATGTTTGACTCACTTTCTTACTTTGCgttcaaacttcaaaaacaGGAAATACTAATAATATATCAACACACACTGACACGCACTCAAATTTTGAACcccaaataaagaaacaaattaaaacatcataaataaataaatatttaaaaagaaatgtaaaatagGTAATTAATGGAAGTGGgcgaagaagaaaagagagagaccttGCGTGAAGGAGGGACAAAGCGAGATGGTTTGTTGAAATCAACGGCGTACAAGTCGCCACGCACGTAAGGATGATGATCAGTCTCTCCGGAGGAAGAACTACTGTAGCGAATCAAACCGGCCTGTCTTGCACACTCGAAATACTGAGTGATTGGCAGCTCGTTTGCGTTATCCCAGTCCCCAAACGCCGGGATTTGTCCACTCCTCTTACAATATTCCtataaataacataaataataataaacaacatatatatatatatatattacaacttAATTAATAAGAGACATACTACAACTACATCAATCacattcaaaagaaaagaaacccagaataaatgtgtaaaaatcaaaattaaagaaagaataataagTAGTAGCAGATCGAAGTACAAGGTTTGATTTTGATGGAACTTACCTCCATTATATGATATACTTACTAACTTGCTTGTTTTGTGGGAGCAGCAGATCGAAGAAGAGGCCAAGGGAGCAGagcagaaagataaaaagatctatagccttttttcttttctcttttctttttaccttgGGAAGGGATTCCCCAGAAAAACACACAGGATATAACTTTCTAGTACTTACTTCAGAATCTGGGAGAGAAAGttaaaagattttaattaaGCTGCTTTTATGACAAACAGTGGCATAGTATAGTGTAGTACTAGGAGCCGGGAGGAACAAGAAGCACAGAtgtcagagagaaaaaaaaaaaggtttttccaACTTTCTCAGAAAGGGAAAAGAACAAAAGATGGTTTTACGTCTTGTTAGTGATGATCTAtctacttttattattatatgccAATACTGATTCAAAGTACCAAAAAGAAAACAGTCTTTGTTTTTTCacttctctaatttttttcaacttttgcAGATTATAAAACAGTGTGTACAAACAAAAGTactactttttagtttttaccctAGTCTGTCTGGGGTGGTTGATGATGTTTCCAATCCTAGACCAAGACCTAAGAGTATTGGCATCAAcggatgcaaaaaaaataaaataaaataaaataaataaaataaaaaatttacttctcAAACATCACTTTATAAATTTCATCGTTTTACTTTATAACACATTCAACatttcagattttatttttatatacaatttattaaaataatataaattatccgatcaaataataatataaatagaaAGTGAGTGATAcaaagtgaaagagagagaaaaattgaataaaatatattattttattttacaaactcATGAACAGTAAG
Coding sequences within:
- the LOC126690949 gene encoding uncharacterized protein LOC126690949; the encoded protein is MEEYCKRSGQIPAFGDWDNANELPITQYFECARQAGLIRYSSSSSGETDHHPYVRGDLYAVDFNKPSRFVPPSRKTTRERAGGGVREREKRYNNNNHHPQLKEPKKVKAAQKVCNVTEPSTKTTHTAATTTVQNDAVPPPPPPASKPIDEDLYKIPPELLLHTSKRKKMLGFFSRCLAPACAA